A window from Cydia pomonella isolate Wapato2018A chromosome 8, ilCydPomo1, whole genome shotgun sequence encodes these proteins:
- the LOC133520669 gene encoding uncharacterized protein LOC133520669 isoform X3 yields MIRSGVENGRGDGVYGTQLNGGSESVPLRPVRSTERNMFVIPRALGNGDSLEVSCTINDPNRFTANLLTGSPRPDNNNIACQIDSDFQRNEIAVRVIENGQQAIPESDQIKGEANGMMSGSSDVLLEFKFEGGYGRTTLEMCINRSFLDILELKHDVEKITFLEMLGDVKVTGLNFKFA; encoded by the exons ATGATCAG AAGCGGCGTAGAGAATGGGCGTGGTGATGGCGTTTATGGCACTCAGTTGAATGGAGGCAGTGAGAGCGTTCCCCTGCGGCCGGTGCGATCGACAGAAAGAAACATGTTTGTGATACCGCGGGCGCTGGGCAACGGAGATTCCTTGGAGGTCTCTTGCACTATCAATGATCCAAACAg ATTCACTGCCAATTTATTAACGGGATCACCAAGGccagataataataatattgcttGTCAAATAGACAGTGATTTCCAGAGAAATGAAATAGCTGTGAGAGTCATAGAAAATGGTCAGCAAGCCATACCAGAATCTGACCAGATCAAAGGCGAAGCCAATGGTATGATGTCAg GTTCCTCAGATGTCTTATTAGAATTCAAATTTGAAGGAGGCTACGGAAGAACTACTTTGGAAATGTGTATAAATAGATCATTTTTAGATATCCTGGAATTGAAACATGATGtggaaaaaataacatttttggaAATGTTAGGAGATGTGAAGGTTACTGGgctaaattttaaatttgcttaa
- the LOC133520669 gene encoding uncharacterized protein LOC133520669 isoform X2, whose protein sequence is MLKACWDCWTGSGVENGRGDGVYGTQLNGGSESVPLRPVRSTERNMFVIPRALGNGDSLEVSCTINDPNRFTANLLTGSPRPDNNNIACQIDSDFQRNEIAVRVIENGQQAIPESDQIKGEANGSSDVLLEFKFEGGYGRTTLEMCINRSFLDILELKHDVEKITFLEMLGDVKVTGLNFKFA, encoded by the exons ATGTTGAAAGCATGCTGGGATTGTTGGACAgg AAGCGGCGTAGAGAATGGGCGTGGTGATGGCGTTTATGGCACTCAGTTGAATGGAGGCAGTGAGAGCGTTCCCCTGCGGCCGGTGCGATCGACAGAAAGAAACATGTTTGTGATACCGCGGGCGCTGGGCAACGGAGATTCCTTGGAGGTCTCTTGCACTATCAATGATCCAAACAg ATTCACTGCCAATTTATTAACGGGATCACCAAGGccagataataataatattgcttGTCAAATAGACAGTGATTTCCAGAGAAATGAAATAGCTGTGAGAGTCATAGAAAATGGTCAGCAAGCCATACCAGAATCTGACCAGATCAAAGGCGAAGCCAATG GTTCCTCAGATGTCTTATTAGAATTCAAATTTGAAGGAGGCTACGGAAGAACTACTTTGGAAATGTGTATAAATAGATCATTTTTAGATATCCTGGAATTGAAACATGATGtggaaaaaataacatttttggaAATGTTAGGAGATGTGAAGGTTACTGGgctaaattttaaatttgcttaa
- the LOC133520669 gene encoding uncharacterized protein LOC133520669 isoform X1, producing the protein MLKACWDCWTGSGVENGRGDGVYGTQLNGGSESVPLRPVRSTERNMFVIPRALGNGDSLEVSCTINDPNRFTANLLTGSPRPDNNNIACQIDSDFQRNEIAVRVIENGQQAIPESDQIKGEANGMMSGSSDVLLEFKFEGGYGRTTLEMCINRSFLDILELKHDVEKITFLEMLGDVKVTGLNFKFA; encoded by the exons ATGTTGAAAGCATGCTGGGATTGTTGGACAgg AAGCGGCGTAGAGAATGGGCGTGGTGATGGCGTTTATGGCACTCAGTTGAATGGAGGCAGTGAGAGCGTTCCCCTGCGGCCGGTGCGATCGACAGAAAGAAACATGTTTGTGATACCGCGGGCGCTGGGCAACGGAGATTCCTTGGAGGTCTCTTGCACTATCAATGATCCAAACAg ATTCACTGCCAATTTATTAACGGGATCACCAAGGccagataataataatattgcttGTCAAATAGACAGTGATTTCCAGAGAAATGAAATAGCTGTGAGAGTCATAGAAAATGGTCAGCAAGCCATACCAGAATCTGACCAGATCAAAGGCGAAGCCAATGGTATGATGTCAg GTTCCTCAGATGTCTTATTAGAATTCAAATTTGAAGGAGGCTACGGAAGAACTACTTTGGAAATGTGTATAAATAGATCATTTTTAGATATCCTGGAATTGAAACATGATGtggaaaaaataacatttttggaAATGTTAGGAGATGTGAAGGTTACTGGgctaaattttaaatttgcttaa
- the LOC133520670 gene encoding uncharacterized protein LOC133520670 — MEIAVFFVCMAIIAQINAAPTPESGSITHENNEFDLPPMARGGFTMNLTVSVSTSASTSNQLKVKMLPKAEDDNEPIPDYCISNNIQGKHICVMPNQEWTIRSAEPQKIIDYLIDITAGRSDNGLILTVGLNGNHHDVSLIDLADFEKLKHFSVGGIEEIKKLEFEFKHEV, encoded by the exons ATGGAAATTGCAGTGTTTTTTGTTTGCATGGCAATAATTGCGCAAATTAATGCTGCACCAACACCGGAGTCAGG atCCATCACTCACGAAAACAACGAATTTGACCTACCGCCTATGGCTCGTGGAGGATTTACTATGAATTTAACAGTATCAGTCTCTACAAGTGCAAGCACAAGTAATCAATt aaaagtGAAAATGCTGCCCAAAGCGGAGGACGATAACGAGCCTATACCCGATTATTGCATAAGCAACAACATTCAGGGCAAGCATATCTGCGTTATGCCGAACCAGGAATGGACCATCAGATCGGCGGAACCTC AAAAGATAATAGATTACCTGATAGATATCACGGCCGGACGCAGCGATAATGGCCTCATACTAACAGTGGGACTAAATGGAAACCATCATGACGTCTCCTTGATTGACTTGGCAGATTTTGAAAAACTAAAGCATTTTTCGGTCGGAGGAATTGAGGAGATAAAAAAGTTggaatttgaatttaaacacGAAGTATAA